A stretch of the Myripristis murdjan chromosome 24, fMyrMur1.1, whole genome shotgun sequence genome encodes the following:
- the evlb gene encoding enah/Vasp-like b isoform X1, translated as MDINLQSHRFYFPQIYCAEPGAQPQLTEFKVSEQSICQARASVMVYDDTSKKWVPIKPGQQGFSRINIYHNTANNTFRVVGVKLQDQQVVINYSIVKGLKYNQATPTFHQWRDARQVYGLNFASKEEATTFSNAMLFALNVLSAQDGGPAVQRQVQNGPTSDEIEAQRARQMMEQQQQMQAHMERERRSSNSGSPFQGHPAVLSVAPPVVPPPMNMGGGPPPPPPPPGPPPPSAGAPPPPLPPPLPMGGGTHGDEPPAPTGLAAMIAGAKLRRVQRPEDSSSGAKNDANRTSGGSGGLMEEMNALLARRRKAASEKPDDSQNDDPNSPSPSTRGGQNATDGAKKPWDRANSAERSSLVSRVRPVGSSSDTDTADLDRMKQEILEEVVRELHKVKDEIIDAIRNELSRISTT; from the exons TGAACAGAGCATCTGCCAGGCGCGGGCCTCCGTCATGGTCTACGATGACACCAGTAAGAAGTGGGTGCCCATCAAGCCCGGGCAGCAGGGCTTCAGCCGCATCAACATCTACCACAACACTGCCAACAACACCTTCAGAGTGGTGGGCGTCAAACTGCAGGACCAGCAG GTGGTTATTAACTACTCCATAGTGAAGGGGCTCAAGTACAACCAGGCCACCCCTACCTTCCACCAGTGGCGGGACGCCCGGCAGGTCTACGGCCTCAACTTCGCCAGCAAGGAGGAGGCCACCACCTTCTCCAACGCCATGCTCTTTGCTCTCAACGTCCTCAGCGCGCAggacggag GTCCAGCTGTCCAGCGCCAAGTCCAGAATGGACCCACCTCAGACGAGATCGAAGCTCAGCGAGCGAG GCAGatgatggagcagcagcagcaaatgcaAGCGCACATGGAGCGGGAGCGACGGTCCTCCAACTCAG GTTCTCCTTTCCAAGGCCACCCTGCGGTGCTCTCCGTGGCCCCCCCAGTAGTACCTCCCCCCATGAACATGGGCGGCggccctcctccccctccaccacctcctggACCTCCTCCGCCCTCTGCAGGGGCGCCCCCGCCTCCACTCCCCCCGCCACTCCCTATGGGCGGCGGGACCCATGGGGATGAGCCTCCCGCCCCGACGGGACTCGCCGCTATGATCGCCGGAGCCAAACTGCGCCGCGTTCAAAGA CCTGAGGACAGCTCTTCAGGCGCCAAAAATGATGCCAACCGAACAAGTGGAGGAAGCGGAGGTCTGATGGAGGAGATGAACGCCCTGTTGGCGCGAAG AAGGAAAGCAGCTTCAGAGAAGCCAGACGACAGCCAAAAT GATGACCCAAATTCTCCTTCACCCAGCACCCGGGGGGGACAGAATGCCACAG ATGGTGCAAAGAAGCCGTGGGACCGAGCTAACTCAGCAGAGAGGTCATCGCTGGTTTCGAG GGTACGACCCGTGGGAAGTAGCAGTGACACAGACACCGCAGACCTTGATAGAATGAAACAG GAAATCTTGGAAGAGGTTGTCCGTGAATTGCACAAAGTGAAGGACGAGATCATTGATG CCATTAGAAATGAACTCAGTCGAATTAGCACGACATAA
- the evlb gene encoding enah/Vasp-like b isoform X2 — MDINLQSHRFYFPQIYCAEPGAQPQLTEFKVSEQSICQARASVMVYDDTSKKWVPIKPGQQGFSRINIYHNTANNTFRVVGVKLQDQQVVINYSIVKGLKYNQATPTFHQWRDARQVYGLNFASKEEATTFSNAMLFALNVLSAQDGGPAVQRQVQNGPTSDEIEAQRARQMMEQQQQMQAHMERERRSSNSGSPFQGHPAVLSVAPPVVPPPMNMGGGPPPPPPPPGPPPPSAGAPPPPLPPPLPMGGGTHGDEPPAPTGLAAMIAGAKLRRVQRPEDSSSGAKNDANRTSGGSGGLMEEMNALLARRKAASEKPDDSQNDDPNSPSPSTRGGQNATDGAKKPWDRANSAERSSLVSRVRPVGSSSDTDTADLDRMKQEILEEVVRELHKVKDEIIDAIRNELSRISTT; from the exons TGAACAGAGCATCTGCCAGGCGCGGGCCTCCGTCATGGTCTACGATGACACCAGTAAGAAGTGGGTGCCCATCAAGCCCGGGCAGCAGGGCTTCAGCCGCATCAACATCTACCACAACACTGCCAACAACACCTTCAGAGTGGTGGGCGTCAAACTGCAGGACCAGCAG GTGGTTATTAACTACTCCATAGTGAAGGGGCTCAAGTACAACCAGGCCACCCCTACCTTCCACCAGTGGCGGGACGCCCGGCAGGTCTACGGCCTCAACTTCGCCAGCAAGGAGGAGGCCACCACCTTCTCCAACGCCATGCTCTTTGCTCTCAACGTCCTCAGCGCGCAggacggag GTCCAGCTGTCCAGCGCCAAGTCCAGAATGGACCCACCTCAGACGAGATCGAAGCTCAGCGAGCGAG GCAGatgatggagcagcagcagcaaatgcaAGCGCACATGGAGCGGGAGCGACGGTCCTCCAACTCAG GTTCTCCTTTCCAAGGCCACCCTGCGGTGCTCTCCGTGGCCCCCCCAGTAGTACCTCCCCCCATGAACATGGGCGGCggccctcctccccctccaccacctcctggACCTCCTCCGCCCTCTGCAGGGGCGCCCCCGCCTCCACTCCCCCCGCCACTCCCTATGGGCGGCGGGACCCATGGGGATGAGCCTCCCGCCCCGACGGGACTCGCCGCTATGATCGCCGGAGCCAAACTGCGCCGCGTTCAAAGA CCTGAGGACAGCTCTTCAGGCGCCAAAAATGATGCCAACCGAACAAGTGGAGGAAGCGGAGGTCTGATGGAGGAGATGAACGCCCTGTTGGCGCGAAG GAAAGCAGCTTCAGAGAAGCCAGACGACAGCCAAAAT GATGACCCAAATTCTCCTTCACCCAGCACCCGGGGGGGACAGAATGCCACAG ATGGTGCAAAGAAGCCGTGGGACCGAGCTAACTCAGCAGAGAGGTCATCGCTGGTTTCGAG GGTACGACCCGTGGGAAGTAGCAGTGACACAGACACCGCAGACCTTGATAGAATGAAACAG GAAATCTTGGAAGAGGTTGTCCGTGAATTGCACAAAGTGAAGGACGAGATCATTGATG CCATTAGAAATGAACTCAGTCGAATTAGCACGACATAA